In a single window of the Biomphalaria glabrata chromosome 5, xgBioGlab47.1, whole genome shotgun sequence genome:
- the LOC129926301 gene encoding acid sphingomyelinase-like phosphodiesterase 3b yields the protein MNDWNELKMLRSSAWLLPFVCFFGIGNGQSDIGYFWHVTDIHYDHTYNDEKLSCNDNIPGQLPAYGDSWCDATWKLVVDSINAMATIEPNVDFLIWTGDNVAHISDDYMSLEITLQVLQNLTNALSQRLGKVPVYASLGNHDFYPDSQASPVVGHPFYSNIADMWQDWVINQSNAIDDSRQGGYYAVKVSPNVRLLALNTNLYYKRDKLTPNVPDPVGQFAWMQKQLQEAKSTGEKVIVTGHVPPGLPMPLYSDWYWPVFKTKFMDILFNYTDIIVALHFGHDHYDSFKILQSVDGTKAVPQFNAPAVTPWRHKVKEDGVEKVGEPHNPGLRLIKYNRSTGAQLDYAQYFINITKANAGAEGAVWTLLYNFTSAYGVSDMSVNSLRSIFKKLEDNTSPLYQKFCNNWAVSDLDRRCTDDMRANIWCGGQNYMLAKAEQCSKDRQRKDNAAHRLSGSASIVFLLLLLVSNYFM from the exons GCTACTTTTGGCACGTGACTGACATTCACTATGACCACACCTACAACGACGAGAAACTGTCTTGCAATGACAACATCCCTGGTCAGCTTCCTGCGTATGGCGACTCGTGGTGTGATGCCACCTGGAAGCTGGTAGTGGACAGCATCAACGCCATGGCCACCATCGAACCAAATGTGGACTTCCTCATCTGGACTGG TGACAACGTAGCGCACATCTCTGACGACTATATGAGCTTGGAAATCACTCTGCAGGTGCTCCAGAACTTAACAAATGCACTGAGTCAAAGGCTGGGCAAGGTGCCAGTCTACGCCTCTCTAGGAAATCATGACTTTTATCCTGACTCACAAGCCAGCCCCGTTGTGGGGCACCCGTTCTACTCAAACATAGCAGACATGTGGCAGGATTGGGTGATAAATCAGTCAAATGCCATCGATGACAGTAGACAAG GTGGCTACTACGCTGTCAAAGTGAGCCCAAACGTTCGTCTGCTAGCACTCAACACAAATCTGTATTACAAAAGAGATAAACTCACTCCCAATGTGCCAGATCCTGTGGGTCAGTTTGCATGGATGCAGAAACAACTTCAGGAAGCCAAAAGTACTGGAGAAAAA GTCATCGTCACTGGTCACGTGCCTCCTGGGCTGCCAATGCCGCTGTATTCTGACTGGTACTGGCCAGTGTTTAAGACCAAGTTTATGGACATCCTATTCAACTACACAGACATAATAGTGGCTTTACACTTTGGACATGATCATTATGACAGCTTCAAGATTTTACAAAGTGTTGATG GCACCAAAGCTGTACCACAGTTTAACGCCCCGGCAGTGACGCCATGGCGGCACAAGGTGAAAGAAGATGGCGTGGAGAAGGTTGGAGAACCTCACAACCCTGGTCTGAGGCTCATCAAGTACAACCGCAGCACTGGAGCACAACTGGACTATGCACAGTACTTCATCAACATCACCAAGGCCAATGCTGGGGCAGAGGGGGCCGTGTGG ACACTACTTTATAATTTTACCTCGGCCTATGGAGTCTCAGACATGAGCGTCAATTCTTTGAGAAGTATCTTCAAAAAGCTGGAGGACAACACGAGTCCACTCTACCAGAAGTTCTGCAACAACTGGGCGGTCAGTGACTTGGACAGGAGGTGCACCGACGACATGAGGGCTAACATATGGTGTGGCGGTCAGAACTACATGCTAGCCAAAGCTGAGCAGTGCAGCAAAGACAGACAAAGAAAAGACAATGCTGCCCACCGCCTGTCTGGGAGTGCCTCCATTGTATTTCTCTTATTACTGTTAGTTTCTAATTACTTTATGTAG